One window of the Penaeus monodon isolate SGIC_2016 chromosome 1, NSTDA_Pmon_1, whole genome shotgun sequence genome contains the following:
- the LOC119582513 gene encoding fibroblast growth factor receptor substrate 3-like, producing MGCVAGKPDINDLHANIFQVVNVDDLGHRFSAAKLEVTETHLVLHQRARAPVRWPLRCLRRYGFDAELFSFEAGRRCPTGPGIYAFKCRRAEALFNLLQLRIQNITEDAASRDALPPPPPPQVVSDVQEDARALGTLVAPDPDICLELVQRPQPREPSARRPNPMAVSPGVGVSSGGAVGGARGPLPHGSTPSPPTPISPPPASFYDVNRNEEPGHEMRNPPPSPTEQIRHECVNHTDKTVAYEKYCGRPVSSNSYPDRPIPQGSFVKNKRPRSYVNIKSHDIVYVNVEPLNHNHDHNRVYENLGQEKDVPAVPPRPSLAPGSAGSGSSYSGTTTTTTDTDQPSQINYISLDLDRGSDSSQAAPLSPLESMVSGPESPPNHVAEGYATIDFARTNALSNTAKQAAMWEDGSRKTRHNSTLTSPATLTRHNSSLSD from the coding sequence ATGGGGTGCGTGGCCGGCAAGCCTGACATCAACGACCTGCACGCCAACATCTTCCAGGTGGTAAATGTGGACGACCTTGGCCACCGCTTCAGCGCCGCCAAGCTGGAGGTGACAGAAACCCACTTGGTGCTGCACCAGCGCGCCCGAGCGCCAGTCCGCTGGCCGCTCCGGTGCCTCCGTCGCTATGGCTTCGACGCGGAGCTCTTCAGCTTCGAGGCGGGGCGGCGCTGCCCCACTGGCCCGGGCATCTACGCCTTCAAATGCAGGAGAGCCGAGGCTCTTTTCAACCTCTTGCAGTTGCGGATTCAGAATATCACCGAAGATGCTGCATCGCGCGAcgccctgccccctcctcctcccccgcaggTTGTCAGTGACGTTCAGGAAGACGCTCGCGCCCTTGGCACCCTGGTGGCGCCGGACCCCGATATCTGCCTGGAGCTCGTGCAGCGGCCGCAGCCGAGGGAGCCCTCAGCCCGGCGGCCGAACCCGATGGCGGTGTCGCCGGGCGTTGGCGTGAGCAGCGGCGGCGCAGTAGGGGGTGCCCGGGGACCTCTGCCCCACGGGTCCACCCCGTCGCCCCCCACCCCTATCAGCCCGCCTCCAGCATCATTTTACGATGTCAACAGAAACGAAGAGCCAGGCCACGAAATGCGGAATCCGCCTCCGTCGCCCACCGAACAAATAAGGCATGAGTGTGTGAACCATACAGATAAAACCGTAGCTTATGAAAAGTACTGTGGAAGACCAGTTTCTTCAAATTCATATCCAGATAGACCTATCCCTCAAGGGAGTTTTGTAAAGAACAAAAGACCAAGATCGTATGTGAATATAAAGTCGcatgatattgtatatgtaaatgtagaaCCTTTAAACCATAATCATGATCACAACCGTGTGTATGAAAACCTTGGACAGGAGAAAGATGTACCTGCAGTGCCCCCTCGACCTTCCTTAGCACCAGGGTCAGCAGGATCAGGGTCTTCCTATTCTGGcacaaccactactactacagaCACTGATCAGCCTTCACAGATCAATTACATTTCTCTTGATCTCGACCGTGGTTCGGACTCGTCACAGGCAGCGCCTCTTAGTCCACTCGAGTCAATGGTGTCAGGTCCTGAATCACCGCCGAACCATGTAGCAGAGGGTTATGCCACCATAGACTTTGCCAGGACAAATGCCCTTAGCAACACAGCAAAGCAAGCAGCCATGTGGGAAGATGGGTCGAGAAAAACTAGACATAACTCCACCCTCACAAGTCCTGCAACACTTACTCGGCACAATTCATCCTTATCGGATTGA